Within the Pseudomonas oryzae genome, the region ATCTACACGCGGATCATGAACCCGACCACCGACGTGCTGGAGAAGCGCGTGGCGGCGCTGGAGGGCGGCGTGGCGGCGCTGGCGGTGGCCTCGGGCATGGCGGCGATCACCTACGCGATCCAGACCATCGCCGGGGTCGGCGACAACATCGTCTCGGTGGCCAAGCTGTACGGCGGCACCTACAACCTGTTCGCCCACACCCTGCCGCGCTTTGGCATAGAGGTGCGCTTCGCGCAGCACGACGACATCGCCGCCCTGGAGGCGCTGATCGACGAGAACACCCGCGCGGTGTTCTGCGAGTCGATCGGCAACCCGGCGGGCAACATCGTCGATCTCAAGGCGCTGGCCGACGCCGCGCATCGCCATGGAGTGCCGCTGATCGTCGACAACACCGTGGCCACCCCGGTCCTCTGCCGGCCGTTCGAGCACGGCGCCGACATCGTGGTGCACTCGCTGACCAAGTACATCGGCGGCCACGGCACCAGCATCGGCGGCATCGTGGTCGACTCCGGCCAGTTCCCCTGGGCCGAGCACAAGGAGCGCTTCCCGCTGCTCAACACCCCGGATGCGTCCTACCACGGCGTCACCTACACCGAGGCGTTCGGCCCGGCCGCGTTCATCGGCCGCTGCCGCGTGGTGCCGCTGCGCAACACCGGCGCCGCGCTGTCGCCGTTCAACGCCTTCCTGATCCTGCAGGGCCTGGAGACCCTGCCGCTGCGCATGGAGCGCCACTGCGAGAACGCCCGCAAGGTCGCCGAGTTCCTCCAGCAGCATCCGCAGGTCAGCTGGGTGAAGTACGCCGGTCTGGTCGACCACCCGGAGCACGAACTGGCGCAGCGCTACATGGGCGGCCAGCCGGCCTCGATCATGTCGTTCGGCATCAAGGGCGGCATCGAGGCGGCGGCGCGCTTCATCGACGCGCTCAAGCTGGTGGTGCGCCTGGTCAACATCGGCGACGCCAAGTCGCTGGCCTGCCACCCGGCCTCCACCACCCACCGCCAGCTCAACGACGAGGAGCTGGCCCGCGCCGGCGTATCCCGCGACCTGGTGCGTCTGTCGATCGGCATCGAGCACATCGACGACATCCTCGAAGACCTCGGCCAGGCGCTGGAAGCGTCCCGCGGCTGAGCCCCGCAGGGTGCGCCGCGCGCACCGCCGCCGCTGCGCATCGGTGCGCACGGCGCACCCTGCATCGCCTTGATATCCGCAGCGCCGGCCCCACACTAGGGACATCACCCCGTGGAGCCTGCCATGACCGAGCCGCTGATCATCCCCTGCCCGCACTGCCACGGGCTCAACCGCATCCCCGCTGCCCGCCTGGGCGACGCGCCGCGCTGCGGGCGCTGCAAGAGCGCCGTGCTGCCGGGCCAGCCGTTCGCCGTCGACGGCGCCGGCTTCGCCGCCCAGCTCCGGGGCGACCTACCGCTGCTGCTCGACGTCTGGGCCGACTGGTGCGGGCCGTGCAAGGCCTTCGCGCCGATCTTCGACCAGGCGGCGCGCCAGCTGAGCGGCCGCGTGCGTCTGGCCAAGCTGGACAGCGAGGCCGAGCCGCAGCTGGCCGGCCAGCTGGGCATCCGCTCGATCCCCAGCCTGATCCTGTTCCGGGACGGTCGCGAGGTGGCGCGGCAGAGCGGCGCCCTGGCGCTGCCGCAGCTGCTCGCCTGGCTGCGCCAGCACGGCGTGGCCTAGGCTGCGCCTTGCGCCCCGCGCTTCGACTTGCCCGGTGCGGCTCGCCGCTCCCGCTACGCTCGGCGGGACAGCCCGGGGCCCGCGCGGCATACTGACGACCTTCGTTTCCCTATTGAGGCCGCCATGCTCAAGCACATCCTCGTCGCCCACGACCTCAGCCCCGAGGCCGACCTGGCCCTGCGGCGCGGCGCTCTGCTGGCCCGCGAGCAGGGCGCACGGCTGACCCTGCTGCACGTCGCGGCGACGGCGGAAGCGGCCGACGCCGCGTGCGTGCGAATGCGCGAGCGCCTGGATGCCTGTGGCGCCTCAGGGGCGCAAGTGCGGGCCTGCCACGGCCAGGCGGTGGCGATGCTGCTACACCAGGCCCGCGGCCTGGAAGCCGACCTGCTGGTGCTCGGCACCCATCACCGGCGGTCGCCGGAAGGCTTCGCCGGCACCACCCTGGAGCGTCTCCTCCACGACAGCCCGGCGCCGGTGCTGCTGGTCGCCGGCCATGACCCGGCGCCCTGGCGCAGCGCGCTGGCCGCGCTGGACTTCTCGCCCTGCGCCAGCCGCGCCCTGCAGCTGGCGCGCAGCCTGCTCGGCGCCGGCGCACAGCTGCACGCACTGCACGTGCACGAGGTGGCGGCGATCCATGCCGGCGAGGATCCGGCCGACCTGGCGTTCCAGAACGAGCTGTTCGAGCGCCTGCTGGGCGAGCAGCAGGCGCTCCTGGATGATGGCGTGCAGCTCAGCCACGAGCTGCGTCAGGGCGAGCGGCTGAGTTGCCTGCAGGCGGTGCTGGCCGAGCGCCGGCCGCAGTTGCTCGCCCTCGGCGCGCACAGCCGCAGCCAGTTGGCCGACACCCTGCTCGGCAGCCTGACCCTGGAGTGCCTGCGTCAGCCGCCGTGCGACGTGCTGGTGGTGCGCTGAGCGCCGCTCAGGCGTTTTCCAGCAGCGCGTGCAGCTCGACGAACTGCTGGGTCAGCTTGTGCCGCGGGTCGAGGAAGATCAGCGGCGTGCAGGCCTGGTGCGACTCGCGCATCTTCACCGAGCTGCCCAGGTACACCGGCAGCACCGGCAGCCGTTCGGCGAGCAGCTCGTCGAGCAGCTGCTGCGGCAGCGCGGCGCGCGGCTGGAACTGGTTGACCACGATGCCCTCGACCTCGAGGTCCTCGTTGTGGTCCTCGCGCAGCTCCTCGATCTCGGCGAGCAGGCCGTACAGCGCCTGGCGCGAGAAGCTGTCGCAGTCGAAGGGGATCAGCACGCGGTCGGCGGCGATCAGCGCCGAAACGGTGTAGAAGTTCAGCGCCGGCGGGGTGTCCAGGTAGATCCGCTCGTAGTCCTCACCCA harbors:
- a CDS encoding bifunctional O-acetylhomoserine aminocarboxypropyltransferase/cysteine synthase translates to MKAETLAIHAGYSPDPTTKAVAVPIYQTTSYAFDDTQHGADLFDLKVAGNIYTRIMNPTTDVLEKRVAALEGGVAALAVASGMAAITYAIQTIAGVGDNIVSVAKLYGGTYNLFAHTLPRFGIEVRFAQHDDIAALEALIDENTRAVFCESIGNPAGNIVDLKALADAAHRHGVPLIVDNTVATPVLCRPFEHGADIVVHSLTKYIGGHGTSIGGIVVDSGQFPWAEHKERFPLLNTPDASYHGVTYTEAFGPAAFIGRCRVVPLRNTGAALSPFNAFLILQGLETLPLRMERHCENARKVAEFLQQHPQVSWVKYAGLVDHPEHELAQRYMGGQPASIMSFGIKGGIEAAARFIDALKLVVRLVNIGDAKSLACHPASTTHRQLNDEELARAGVSRDLVRLSIGIEHIDDILEDLGQALEASRG
- the trxC gene encoding thioredoxin TrxC, which gives rise to MTEPLIIPCPHCHGLNRIPAARLGDAPRCGRCKSAVLPGQPFAVDGAGFAAQLRGDLPLLLDVWADWCGPCKAFAPIFDQAARQLSGRVRLAKLDSEAEPQLAGQLGIRSIPSLILFRDGREVARQSGALALPQLLAWLRQHGVA
- a CDS encoding universal stress protein; amino-acid sequence: MLKHILVAHDLSPEADLALRRGALLAREQGARLTLLHVAATAEAADAACVRMRERLDACGASGAQVRACHGQAVAMLLHQARGLEADLLVLGTHHRRSPEGFAGTTLERLLHDSPAPVLLVAGHDPAPWRSALAALDFSPCASRALQLARSLLGAGAQLHALHVHEVAAIHAGEDPADLAFQNELFERLLGEQQALLDDGVQLSHELRQGERLSCLQAVLAERRPQLLALGAHSRSQLADTLLGSLTLECLRQPPCDVLVVR
- a CDS encoding ParA family protein, translated to MRRVVFNQKGGVGKSSIACNLAAVSAAQGYRTLLVDLDSQANSTHYLSGLVGAEIPPGIADFFQQTLAGAVKKPRVRVVETPFANLDLVTASAELADLQPKLEQKHKINKLRKLLDELGEDYERIYLDTPPALNFYTVSALIAADRVLIPFDCDSFSRQALYGLLAEIEELREDHNEDLEVEGIVVNQFQPRAALPQQLLDELLAERLPVLPVYLGSSVKMRESHQACTPLIFLDPRHKLTQQFVELHALLENA